GCAAGATAGGGGGTGATTGCTGGTTAAAGCATTGTAACAGCCGGAAAAATATCAAATTATCTAAGGGGGTTTATTAATGAAAAGCAGGTTATCAATCTATTTTCTTATCGTCATGATGGTATTGGTTTCGGTAGCCGCTGGATGCACCAAGCAACCTGCTGCTCCTGCCGACAACTCCGCAGAAAGCCAGAAGATCAAATATCCTGAGAAGCCGATTACGCTGATAGTTCCCTTTGCGGCAGGTGGCGGTACGGATATTGGAACCAGAATTGTTGCCAAGTATGCCGAAAAGTACTTGGGACAGCCTCTAGTGGTTAAAAACGTAGACGGCGGAGGCAGCGAGGTGGGGGTTACCCAGATGGTGAATTCTACGCCCGACGGCTATACCATTTGCGGTTTCAATTCCGCTTCGGTAATACTGACGACCATGAGGAAGGCCAATTACCATCCGGTCGATGACGTAGAACCAATCTGTCTGGTGGTATCTGACCCAAGGTTATTTGCAGTTAGGGCTAATGAGACAAGATTTACCGATGCAGCAAGCTTTATTCAGTACGCGAAGGAGAACCCAAACAAACTGACCATTGGAACTTCAGGCGCGGGCACATCAGGGCATCTGTCAATTCTGGTCATGAATAAAGCTGCGGGAGTTGAGGCCCAACCGGTCCACTTTGGAGGAGCGGGAGAGTCGAAGGCTGCTTTCCTGGGAGGCCATATTGATGCTATCGCCCAGACCTACGGCGAAGTACTGGGGATGATAAAGGACGGTTCGGCCAAGGTTGTTGCGGTAGCCACAGAGGAAAGGATGCCCGAGCTTCCCGATGTTCCAACCTTCAAAGAAGTCGGCATAGACCTTGTTATTGCTTCCAACAGGGGCTTTGCAGCGCCCAAAGGCACACCCAAGGAAATCATAGACATACTTGCGGAAGCCTTCAGGAAAGCCGCCGAGGACCCCGAATACTTAGCGGAAATGGAGAAGATGGGTCTTCCGGCAAAATACCTGGGTCCGGAGGAGTTCGGAGAGCTGATTCGTTCAGAGTATGAAATCTATACTCCAATAGGCAAAGAGCTATCTCAGCAATAGGTCCAATAGGCTGGATTGACCTGCAGTCAATCCAGCCTAATCCAAAAAAGGGGGCGAGTGAGTTGGCACTGGACAGAAAGATTTCATTGGTGTTGGTAGGTGTATTTGTTGCATTTTATGCGGCATCCTATAGGTATCCGCCCGAGATTGTTGCATTTCCTCGTTTTCTGCTGTGGATTTTTTTGGGCTTGTGTGTCCTGTTGTTTGCTTTTCCCAAAGGACATCCCAATTATAACTTTAGGTCAATAATATCGAAAGAAAAGGTTGCTGCTGCATTGATGCTCGTTGCTTATGCTGTTGTGTTTCCGATTTTAGGATTCTTTGCAACCACGTTTGTGTTTGCAGTGGTATATATGAGTGTTTTCAATAAAAAGGACTGGAAAAAGTATATTATAATAGCAGCGGTATACCTGACAATCATCTATTTTGTTTTTCAAAAATGGCTGTATGTCTGGTTCCCAGAAGGTTTGATAATGTAGCCAAGATGACGGAGGCGAGCTTCTATGGATATGAATTTTATGGTGGCTATTAAGAACATATTTACCGTAACCAATATTTTGCTGGCTGCCGGCGGTACACTGATGGGCATTATTTTTGGCGCACTGCCGGGATTTACCGCGGCCATGGGCGTTGCAGTACTGCTGCCCATTACCTTTGGTATGCCTCCCGCTTCGGGATTGATACTGCTGGGTGCTCTTTTCGGAGGTGCTATGTACGGGGGTTCTATTTCAGCAATTCTTATTAATACGCCCGGCACCCCCGCTGCTGCTGCAACCATTCTGGATGGACACCCGATGGCAAAGAAGGGCCTGGCGGGGGAAGCGCTGCGCGAAGCTGTGTTCGCTTCGTTCCTAGGGGGTATTTTTGGCGTAACGGTACTGCTTTTATTCGCTCCGCCCCTTGCAAAAATATCCCTGATGTTTGGACCGCCCGAATATTTTCTGCTGGCAATATTCGGACTGACAATAATTGCGGCAATAAGCGAAGAGTCGCTTTTTAAAGGTTTGATTGCAGGGGTTTTGGGGCTCCTGATTAGCACCATTGGCATGGACCCTCTGCTTGGTACGCCGAGATTTACCATGGGGATTGTAAACCTAATCGATGGAGTGCAGTTGGTCCCCGCAATGATTGGTCTTTTTTCAATACCGGAGACCCTGGCTCTGGTGAGCAGTTATCTGAACAAAGACACCGTAAGCTTGATAAATACCACTGAGTTAAGAAAGATAAAGGTAGGCTTCCCTAATCTAAGGCACATTAAGAGCCATGCGATGATTTATTTGAAGTCGTCCATGATAGGCACCTACGTTGGCATGCTGCCGGGTGCGGGAGGCAGTATAGCCAGCTTCATGGCGTACAACGAAGCCAAAAGGTCATCCAAGCACCCTGAGAAGTTTGGCACGGGTATATCCGAAGGGATTGCAGCTTCGGAATCTGCTAACAATGCCATGGCGAGCGGGGCATTGATACCAATGCTTACTCTGGGAGTGCCCGGCGACTCTGTTGCTGCCATTATAATGGGAGGGCTTATGGTCCACGGGTTGGAGCCCGGGGCACAGCTGTTCGCGCGCAACGGAGACATTGTGTATACCTTTATCATTGCACTGTATTTGGCTAATGTAATGATGCTTTTGTTCGGCACTTTCTGCGCGCCGTATTTCACCATTGTAACTAATACGCCCAAACATATCCTGTCGGCATGCGTAATGATGCTTACGGTAATAGGCTCTTACGCCTTAAGGGGCAATGTGTTTGACGTATATGTAATGATAACGTTTGGTCTCCTCGGCTATATTATGAAGTCCCACGGTTTCAGTGTCATACCGACGGTATTGGGAATTATATTGGGGCCTATTGCCGAGAAGGGACTAAATGGTACAATTGCCATCTCGCACGGCGAAAATATACTGTTGTTTATGCTTTCAAGACCTATATCTCTTATTCTAATAGTATTTACCCTGCTTTCAGTTGGTGTGCCTTTATATCGCAGAATTAAGGGAAGTAGAGGCAAAACTGCTGGAAATGTTGAATAGACAGCGTCTTTAGGCGAAGGGAGAGAATTACATGAAGACACCCAAGGTGGGTTTTATCGGGTTTGGAGAGGCTGCTTACAATATTGCGAAGGGCTTGAAGGAAGAAGGCATATCCGAGGTAACAGCCTATGACAAGTTCTGGAACATTGAGCCTCAGGCTGCAATTATTGGGAAAAGGGCCAAGGATGCGAATATTGCTCTGGCGCCAAGCCTGGCTGAGATGATAGAGAAATCCGACTTTATCTTCAGCGCTGTCAGCGCTAACCTGGCCTTGCCCTTGGCCAAGGAGGCCCAGCCATACCTGAAGGAGGGGAAATGTTTTGCGGATTTAAACGCGGCCTCTCCTATGACAAAAGAAGCGGTCTCGGAAGTAGTCCTTGAGACAGGGGCATCCTTTGTGGATGCGGCGGTAATGGGACCGGTTCCGGTGTATAAGCATAAAGTTCCCATATCTGTCTGTGGCAATGGAGCGAGACATTTCCAAGAAACGTTTTCTGCATATGGCATGGACATAACTTATATGGGTGAAAAACCCGGCAGTTCTTCTGCATCAAAGATGTTCAGAAGCATCTTTATGAAGGGTTTTGTAACCATTCTGCTGGAAACGGTTATTGCCAGCCATAAATACCGGGTAGAGGACGATGTCCTGTCCTCCATACAGAAAACCCTTGAAGAAGGGCCATTCCTTGAAGTAATAAACAACCTGTTGACCAGAGGGGTTATCCATTCAGCTCGGCGCGAACACGAAATGGAGGAGGTAATTGCGACTCTGCAAAGTCTAGGCGTGGATTATACCATGTCTGAAGGCACCAAAAATAAATTAAGATGGTGCACCCAAATGGGCTTTAAGGAATATTTTCAAGGTGTTCCCCCGCAGGACTTCCATCAAATTTTGGATGCCTATGACAAGCTGACCGGTTGTGAATAAATCTTCGTAAAGAGCAGGTGATAAGCATTGAGCAACGGAAAACACGGGTTTAGAATCAGATACGAGATTGAAAGGCCTTCGAAGGAAGCCCTGGAGCAGCTTTCCGCATACAGCACACCGAACATATGCGACGGCATGTCAAGGTTCGGAGCAATGGAGCACATGATAAAACCCCTCAGCAGTAAATATAAGATTGTAGGGCCGGCCATAACAGTAAAAGTAAGGCCCGGGGATAACCTCATGCTGCACAAAGCCATTGACGTAGCCCAGAGCGGAGATATTTTGGTTGTGGATACATCGGGCTGCTATACCAATGCAGTGCTTGGCGAGCTCATATGCATGTCCGCTTTGGAAAAGAAATTGGGAGGCATTGTCGTCGATGGCGCCGTAAGGGATGTTGACGAACTGCTGGAATTAGGGTTTCCGGTATTTGCTAAGGCCGTTATACCTACGGCTTGCGACAAGGACGGCCCCGGAGAGATAAACTATCCCATATCCTGCGGCGGCATACCGGTGAATCCGGGCGACATAATAGTCGGTGATGTGAATGGCGTTGCTGTGGTGCCCCAAAGCGATTTAGCCGGCCTTCTTCCCAATATTGAAAAAAAACTGAGCTATGAGGCCAGACGGAAGGTAGAGATTAAAGAGGGCGTAATCGTATCAAGGGATATAGATAAAATTTTGAGTGAAAAGGGTGTACTATAGCGGCATTTTGTGTTCCCGGGTATCACGGTTTAGCCTATTATATGCTGGAAGGGTGAGGATGAGGGTGAAAGCCAAGACCATTGCCGAAAAAATACTGTCTTTCCATTCGGGCAAGGATGTTTCAGCTGGCGATATAGTATTTTGCGATATAGACTTTTTGATGGCCCATGATGCAAACGGCCCCATGGCTATCAAAACCTTTGAGGAAATGGGAGGCGTTAAGGTCTTTGACCCATCCAAAATAGTACTTATTATGGACCATGCCTGCCCTGCACCCTATGAAAGGATATCCAACCTCCACATGATGATGCGCAAGTTTTCAAAGGAGCAGGGGATATGTTTGATTGAAGGCGGAGAGGGAGTATGCCATCAGCTTGTTGTGGAACGGGGTTTTGTCAAGCCGGGGGACCTTGTGCTCGGGACAGATTCCCATACCTGCACATACGGTGTCCTCGGAGCGTTCTCCACCGGAGTGGGCGCTGCCGATATGGGAGCTGCGTTTTTGACAGGGAAAAACTGGTTTAAGGTGCCGGAGACCATTCGCATAAATCTGCATGGGGAGCTAAAGCCTAGATGTTCTGCAAAGGACGTTATACTCTATATCATCGGCTGTCTGGGTGCAGACGGAGG
This Bacillota bacterium DNA region includes the following protein-coding sequences:
- a CDS encoding tripartite tricarboxylate transporter substrate binding protein — translated: MKSRLSIYFLIVMMVLVSVAAGCTKQPAAPADNSAESQKIKYPEKPITLIVPFAAGGGTDIGTRIVAKYAEKYLGQPLVVKNVDGGGSEVGVTQMVNSTPDGYTICGFNSASVILTTMRKANYHPVDDVEPICLVVSDPRLFAVRANETRFTDAASFIQYAKENPNKLTIGTSGAGTSGHLSILVMNKAAGVEAQPVHFGGAGESKAAFLGGHIDAIAQTYGEVLGMIKDGSAKVVAVATEERMPELPDVPTFKEVGIDLVIASNRGFAAPKGTPKEIIDILAEAFRKAAEDPEYLAEMEKMGLPAKYLGPEEFGELIRSEYEIYTPIGKELSQQ
- a CDS encoding tripartite tricarboxylate transporter TctB family protein, with protein sequence MALDRKISLVLVGVFVAFYAASYRYPPEIVAFPRFLLWIFLGLCVLLFAFPKGHPNYNFRSIISKEKVAAALMLVAYAVVFPILGFFATTFVFAVVYMSVFNKKDWKKYIIIAAVYLTIIYFVFQKWLYVWFPEGLIM
- a CDS encoding tripartite tricarboxylate transporter permease, yielding MDMNFMVAIKNIFTVTNILLAAGGTLMGIIFGALPGFTAAMGVAVLLPITFGMPPASGLILLGALFGGAMYGGSISAILINTPGTPAAAATILDGHPMAKKGLAGEALREAVFASFLGGIFGVTVLLLFAPPLAKISLMFGPPEYFLLAIFGLTIIAAISEESLFKGLIAGVLGLLISTIGMDPLLGTPRFTMGIVNLIDGVQLVPAMIGLFSIPETLALVSSYLNKDTVSLINTTELRKIKVGFPNLRHIKSHAMIYLKSSMIGTYVGMLPGAGGSIASFMAYNEAKRSSKHPEKFGTGISEGIAASESANNAMASGALIPMLTLGVPGDSVAAIIMGGLMVHGLEPGAQLFARNGDIVYTFIIALYLANVMMLLFGTFCAPYFTIVTNTPKHILSACVMMLTVIGSYALRGNVFDVYVMITFGLLGYIMKSHGFSVIPTVLGIILGPIAEKGLNGTIAISHGENILLFMLSRPISLILIVFTLLSVGVPLYRRIKGSRGKTAGNVE
- a CDS encoding NAD(P)-dependent oxidoreductase, with amino-acid sequence MKTPKVGFIGFGEAAYNIAKGLKEEGISEVTAYDKFWNIEPQAAIIGKRAKDANIALAPSLAEMIEKSDFIFSAVSANLALPLAKEAQPYLKEGKCFADLNAASPMTKEAVSEVVLETGASFVDAAVMGPVPVYKHKVPISVCGNGARHFQETFSAYGMDITYMGEKPGSSSASKMFRSIFMKGFVTILLETVIASHKYRVEDDVLSSIQKTLEEGPFLEVINNLLTRGVIHSARREHEMEEVIATLQSLGVDYTMSEGTKNKLRWCTQMGFKEYFQGVPPQDFHQILDAYDKLTGCE
- a CDS encoding RraA family protein yields the protein MSNGKHGFRIRYEIERPSKEALEQLSAYSTPNICDGMSRFGAMEHMIKPLSSKYKIVGPAITVKVRPGDNLMLHKAIDVAQSGDILVVDTSGCYTNAVLGELICMSALEKKLGGIVVDGAVRDVDELLELGFPVFAKAVIPTACDKDGPGEINYPISCGGIPVNPGDIIVGDVNGVAVVPQSDLAGLLPNIEKKLSYEARRKVEIKEGVIVSRDIDKILSEKGVL